The Aedes aegypti strain LVP_AGWG chromosome 3, AaegL5.0 Primary Assembly, whole genome shotgun sequence genome contains a region encoding:
- the LOC5578456 gene encoding acetylcholinesterase isoform X2: protein MEIRGLITRLLGPCHIRHLILCSLGIYSILVQSVHCRHHDIGSSTAHQLGSKYSQSSSLSSSSQSSSSLVEDPVLNKDSGHGDSVRIVDAELGTLEREHVHSTTTRRRGLTRRESSSDGTDNDPLLITTDKGKVRGLTLEAPSGKKVDAWLGIPYAQPPLGPLRFRHPRPVEKWTGVLNATTPPNSCVQIVDTVFGDFPGATMWNPNTPLSEDCLYINVVVPHPRPKNSAVMLWIFGGGFYSGTATLDVYDHRTLASEENVIVVSLQYRVASLGFLFLGTPEAPGNAGLFDQNLALRWVRDNIHKFGGDPSRVTLFGESAGAVSVSLHLLSALSRDLFQRAILQSGSPTAPWALVSREEATLRALRLAEAVNCPHDATKLTDTVECLRTKDPNVLVDNEWGTLGICEFPFVPVVDGAFLDETPQRSLASGRFKKTDILTGSNTEEGYYFIIYYLTELLRKEEGVTVSREEFLQAVRELNPYVNGAARQAIVFEYTDWTEPENPNSNRDALDKMVGDYHFTCNVNEFAQRYAEEGNNVYMYLYTHRSKGNPWPRWTGVMHGDEINYVFGEPLNSDLGYMEDEKDFSRKIMRYWSNFAKTGNPNPSPPNSDFPEWPKHTAHGRHYLELGLNTTYVGRGPRLRQCAFWKKYLPQLVAATSNLQATPAPSEPCGSSATPYRPLLFLIVSLVLVTCFKI, encoded by the exons ATGGAGATCCGAGGCCTAATAACCCGATTGCTAGGTCCATGTCACATCCGACATCTGATACTGTGCAGTTTGGGAATATACTCCATCCTGGTGCAGTCGGTCCATTGCCGGCATCATGACATCGGTAGTTCCACGGCGCATCAGTTAGGCTCGAAGTACTCACAGTCATCCTCGTTATCGTCATCCTCGCAATCGTCATCATCGTTAGTCGAAGATCCAGTGCTGAACAAAGATTCAG GTCAcggagattctgttcgaattgtAGATGCCGAATTAGGTACCCTAGAGCGCGAACATGTTCACAGCACTACCACGCGACGGCGTGGCTTAACGCGAAGGGAGTCTAGCTCAG ATGGTACCGACAATGATCCGTTGCTGATCACCACGGATAAAGGTAAGGTACGAGGACTCACACTCGAAGCTCCAAGTGGAAAGAAAGTAGACGCATGGCTTGGCATCCCATACGCACAGCCTCCTCTGGGGCCATTGAGATTCCGGCATCCCCGACCAGTCGAAAAATGGACGGGAGTGCTGAACGCCACAACGCCACCGAACTCTTGCGTCCAGATTGTGGACACAGTATTTGGTGACTTTCCGGGTGCCACTATGTGGAACCCGAATACACCACTATCCGAAGACTGTCTATACATCAACGTGGTTGTGCCGCACCCGAGACCAAAGAACTCAGCCGTTATGCTGTGGATATTCGGGGGCGGATTCTACTCTGGTACTGCTACTCTAGACGTGTACGACCATCGCACGCTCGCATCGGAAGAGAACGTTATCGTAGTTTCACTGCAGTATCGAGTGGCtagtttgggatttttgttcCTAGGTACTCCGGAAGCTCCGGGAAATGCCGGATTATTCGATCAAAACTTAGCATTGAG ATGGGTACGCGACAACATTCACAAGTTCGGCGGAGATCCGTCCCGGGTGACCCTGTTTGGTGAAAGTGCAGGTGCTGTCTCGGTGTCACTGCATTTGCTTTCGGCCTTATCCCGGGATCTGTTCCAGAGAGCCATTCTGCAAAGCGGATCTCCGACTGCCCCATGGGCTTTGGTTTCCCGCGAAGAAGCTACGCTCAG AGCTCTTCGCTTAGCCGAAGCCGTCAATTGTCCGCACGATGCGACAAAGCTCACTGACACCGTAGAGTGTCTCCGCACTAAAGATCCAAACGTGCTGGTCGATAACGAATGGGGAACGCTAGGAATCTGCGAGTTTCCATTTGTACCCGTCGTTGACGGTGCATTCCTCGACGAAACACCCCAACGTTCGCTAGCCAGTGGTAGGTTTAAGAAGACGGACATCCTAACCGGCAGTAATACGGAGGAAGGTTATTACTTCATAATATACTACTTGACTGAACTATTGCGGAAAGAGGAGGGTGTCACAGTTTCACGGGAGGAGTTCTTGCAGGCCGTTAGAGAACTGAATCCTTACGTGAACGGAGCCGCGAGGCAGGCTATCGTGTTCGAGTACACCGACTGGACAGAACCGGAAAATCCCAACAGCAATCGGGATGCATTGGACAAAATGGTCGGAGATTATCACTTCACGTGTAATGTGAATGAGTTTGCCCAGCGATATGCAGAAGAAGGCAACAATGTGTACATGTATCTGTACACTCATAGAAGCAAAGGTAACCCCTGGCCACGGTGGACCGGTGTGATGCATGGTGACGAGATCAATTATGTGTTCGGTGAGCCTCTGAACTCTGATCTGGGGTACATGGAGGATGAAAAAGACTTCAGTAGGAAGATTATGAGATACTGGTCTAACTTTGCTAAAACTGG CAATCCAAATCCAAGTCCTCCAAATAGTGACTTCCCAGAATGGCCGAAACATACAGCGCATGGTAGACATTATCTAGAACTTGGGCTCAACACAACCTATGTGGGCCGTGGCCCACGATTGCGGCAATGTGCGTTCTGGAAAAAATACCTGCCGCAACTAGTAGCAGCTACCT cTAATCTACAAGCAACTCCTGCTCCAAGCGAGCCATGCGGAAGCAGTGCAACGCCCTATCGACCCCTTCTATTTTTGATAGTCTCGCTAGTTCTAGTaacatgtttcaaaatataa
- the LOC5578456 gene encoding acetylcholinesterase isoform X1, whose amino-acid sequence MEIRGLITRLLGPCHIRHLILCSLGIYSILVQSVHCRHHDIGSSTAHQLGSKYSQSSSLSSSSQSSSSLVEDPVLNKDSDAFFTPYIGHGDSVRIVDAELGTLEREHVHSTTTRRRGLTRRESSSDGTDNDPLLITTDKGKVRGLTLEAPSGKKVDAWLGIPYAQPPLGPLRFRHPRPVEKWTGVLNATTPPNSCVQIVDTVFGDFPGATMWNPNTPLSEDCLYINVVVPHPRPKNSAVMLWIFGGGFYSGTATLDVYDHRTLASEENVIVVSLQYRVASLGFLFLGTPEAPGNAGLFDQNLALRWVRDNIHKFGGDPSRVTLFGESAGAVSVSLHLLSALSRDLFQRAILQSGSPTAPWALVSREEATLRALRLAEAVNCPHDATKLTDTVECLRTKDPNVLVDNEWGTLGICEFPFVPVVDGAFLDETPQRSLASGRFKKTDILTGSNTEEGYYFIIYYLTELLRKEEGVTVSREEFLQAVRELNPYVNGAARQAIVFEYTDWTEPENPNSNRDALDKMVGDYHFTCNVNEFAQRYAEEGNNVYMYLYTHRSKGNPWPRWTGVMHGDEINYVFGEPLNSDLGYMEDEKDFSRKIMRYWSNFAKTGNPNPSPPNSDFPEWPKHTAHGRHYLELGLNTTYVGRGPRLRQCAFWKKYLPQLVAATSNLQATPAPSEPCGSSATPYRPLLFLIVSLVLVTCFKI is encoded by the exons ATGGAGATCCGAGGCCTAATAACCCGATTGCTAGGTCCATGTCACATCCGACATCTGATACTGTGCAGTTTGGGAATATACTCCATCCTGGTGCAGTCGGTCCATTGCCGGCATCATGACATCGGTAGTTCCACGGCGCATCAGTTAGGCTCGAAGTACTCACAGTCATCCTCGTTATCGTCATCCTCGCAATCGTCATCATCGTTAGTCGAAGATCCAGTGCTGAACAAAGATTCAG ATGCATTTTTTACACCATATATAGGTCAcggagattctgttcgaattgtAGATGCCGAATTAGGTACCCTAGAGCGCGAACATGTTCACAGCACTACCACGCGACGGCGTGGCTTAACGCGAAGGGAGTCTAGCTCAG ATGGTACCGACAATGATCCGTTGCTGATCACCACGGATAAAGGTAAGGTACGAGGACTCACACTCGAAGCTCCAAGTGGAAAGAAAGTAGACGCATGGCTTGGCATCCCATACGCACAGCCTCCTCTGGGGCCATTGAGATTCCGGCATCCCCGACCAGTCGAAAAATGGACGGGAGTGCTGAACGCCACAACGCCACCGAACTCTTGCGTCCAGATTGTGGACACAGTATTTGGTGACTTTCCGGGTGCCACTATGTGGAACCCGAATACACCACTATCCGAAGACTGTCTATACATCAACGTGGTTGTGCCGCACCCGAGACCAAAGAACTCAGCCGTTATGCTGTGGATATTCGGGGGCGGATTCTACTCTGGTACTGCTACTCTAGACGTGTACGACCATCGCACGCTCGCATCGGAAGAGAACGTTATCGTAGTTTCACTGCAGTATCGAGTGGCtagtttgggatttttgttcCTAGGTACTCCGGAAGCTCCGGGAAATGCCGGATTATTCGATCAAAACTTAGCATTGAG ATGGGTACGCGACAACATTCACAAGTTCGGCGGAGATCCGTCCCGGGTGACCCTGTTTGGTGAAAGTGCAGGTGCTGTCTCGGTGTCACTGCATTTGCTTTCGGCCTTATCCCGGGATCTGTTCCAGAGAGCCATTCTGCAAAGCGGATCTCCGACTGCCCCATGGGCTTTGGTTTCCCGCGAAGAAGCTACGCTCAG AGCTCTTCGCTTAGCCGAAGCCGTCAATTGTCCGCACGATGCGACAAAGCTCACTGACACCGTAGAGTGTCTCCGCACTAAAGATCCAAACGTGCTGGTCGATAACGAATGGGGAACGCTAGGAATCTGCGAGTTTCCATTTGTACCCGTCGTTGACGGTGCATTCCTCGACGAAACACCCCAACGTTCGCTAGCCAGTGGTAGGTTTAAGAAGACGGACATCCTAACCGGCAGTAATACGGAGGAAGGTTATTACTTCATAATATACTACTTGACTGAACTATTGCGGAAAGAGGAGGGTGTCACAGTTTCACGGGAGGAGTTCTTGCAGGCCGTTAGAGAACTGAATCCTTACGTGAACGGAGCCGCGAGGCAGGCTATCGTGTTCGAGTACACCGACTGGACAGAACCGGAAAATCCCAACAGCAATCGGGATGCATTGGACAAAATGGTCGGAGATTATCACTTCACGTGTAATGTGAATGAGTTTGCCCAGCGATATGCAGAAGAAGGCAACAATGTGTACATGTATCTGTACACTCATAGAAGCAAAGGTAACCCCTGGCCACGGTGGACCGGTGTGATGCATGGTGACGAGATCAATTATGTGTTCGGTGAGCCTCTGAACTCTGATCTGGGGTACATGGAGGATGAAAAAGACTTCAGTAGGAAGATTATGAGATACTGGTCTAACTTTGCTAAAACTGG CAATCCAAATCCAAGTCCTCCAAATAGTGACTTCCCAGAATGGCCGAAACATACAGCGCATGGTAGACATTATCTAGAACTTGGGCTCAACACAACCTATGTGGGCCGTGGCCCACGATTGCGGCAATGTGCGTTCTGGAAAAAATACCTGCCGCAACTAGTAGCAGCTACCT cTAATCTACAAGCAACTCCTGCTCCAAGCGAGCCATGCGGAAGCAGTGCAACGCCCTATCGACCCCTTCTATTTTTGATAGTCTCGCTAGTTCTAGTaacatgtttcaaaatataa